In the Coffea eugenioides isolate CCC68of unplaced genomic scaffold, Ceug_1.0 ScVebR1_206;HRSCAF=835, whole genome shotgun sequence genome, TTGGTATATCCTCCTTCCGAATTAGCAACTGATAGTATCCCTGTCGGAGATCTAACTTCGAatagaccactgctccttgtaactggtcaaacaattcatcgataagaggcagtggatacttattcttaatggtcacattATTTAACCCCCGATAGTCTATACACAACCTCAGGGTCCCatccttcttcttcacaaacaacacatgggctccccaaggagatccactctcacAACCCTCGTTCCAATAAATCTTGCAACTGTAACTTCAACTTCTTAAGTTCCGCAGATGCCATCCGATATGGGGTTTCAGAGATAGGTGACGTCCCCGGTAACAAATCAATCTTGAACTCTATTTCTCTATCCGGAGGTAAGGTttctaactcatcagggaatacatccggaTATTCATTCACTACCGATACATCTTCTACCTTCAACTTATCAGTGGGAGTGCCTATAAGACAAGCTAGGAACCCTTGTGCCTCTCTACTCAGTAGTTTCCTAGCCTGAATACCCGAAATCAACGCAGATGAGGCTAGACTACCCCTTATATCTAGCCTTGAAGTCACCTCCCCCGGTATAtgaaattctaccactttcCTCTTACAATCGAGTTGGGCATCGTACTTAGCTAACCAATCCATACCCAATataacatcgtaccccttaatagctaaacTTATAAGATTCCCCAAAAGCTTTCTCTCTTCTATCCAAATTTCACAATTTGCATACATCCTACTAGCGATCAAACGTTTGTCCTccgtaggagtactaacttcCAAATCATAAGGCAAACTAACAGGTTGTATGTCAATTCCACACATGAATTCGGGGTTGACAAAAGAATGGGTAGCACCGGAGTCTATTAAAATTTTAGCCAGACGGTGGAAGACAGGAATCGTACTTTCCACCATCTCAGCGGAATCTGGGACTGGGACTGGGCGTTGCTCAAGGGAGTACACCCGCGCAGGTACCTTTGGTTTTGTCCCTTCCACCTTGGACTACCCCGAGTTGGCCTTCGATGATTGGGTAGTTACTCTCGCCTCCCGAGGTAACACCGGACAGTTGGCTATTTGATGCTCCGCACTCCCACAGCGTAAgcattttctttccttcctccaACAGTTGTCTTCGGTGTGGTTTGGtttcccacaaaatccacaAGGACCACGAGAAACAGAAGCTGAACTTCCCTGTGAGGCACTTCTCTGTTGGCCTCGTCCAACTGAACCACCTCTGGTCGAGGTTCTTCTTGACATTCCCAGAAATCTTCCTTATTCGGTCCCCCTTCCAACCTTGGGAGGATTCCCTTTCTCACCTTGTCCCGACGTACTTCCGGAAAATCCCTGTTTCTTCACctgaaagtttctaacttgaaatCTCGCGTTTGCAACTCGCAAGGTTTCTCCACTGCTTCACTAAAAGTGTTGATCTGGGCTACCGCCAAATCCTTTTAAATCTCTACATTTAGCCCCTGGATAAATCGCCGCACCCTCCTTTGTTCCGTTACAATAAGTTCAGGGGCAAACTTGGACAGTCTCGTAAATTGGCTCTCATACTCGGCCACCGTTTGAGTTCCCTGGCAAAGCCTtatgaactcgtcctccttcctttcCTGAACCAAAGGCGGAAAGTACTTTGCATTGAATTCTCTCATGAAATTTACCCATGTTCTTGGTGTtcgttctctttcccacttcgTCTGtaaggacccgtaaattttccttatttattttattttcccgggtgcatttttcttactttattttattatcataatttttcagagatttttataagtgagtatcatttttaaaccattttcctagtataagtgAGTACTTGTTAAGTTTGAGGAGCGttatggatgtgggacccgctagtgcggtaagtacGATATATTTTTGGCGACTGGGTGAATTTTCATAACAGTATATTGTGTTACAAGATACTAGAAGATAATTAGAGACTAACTAGATAGATTAGCTTTGGAGGATATAAAGATGAGGATAAAACTAAGAaaggccaagtgtcatgaaattagtggatgttggactttgacccaaggtttcttaactttactaaatcaaaaatttgaccaaatttgatctcatttttcttcatgcTTGGCTGgccaaaagagagaaaaactaaGAGAGAAAACTTCCTTTCCAACTTCCAAAAaattgcttgaatcttgagttttagccaACAATTTTGCAAACCACTCCATATAAGTTGCTCTTTAGGGAAGATTAAAGCTTgttgtggagttattttgggaggaagaagccTAATCTACCATTTTTCCTTGTGGTTATAAGGTAACTTGTCTTGAACATCCTTCTTTACTTCTAATAGTTGCATATTAGTGGCTTAAGGTTGCAGTTTTAGTAGTTTTATGAGACATATTGTGGTTTGAGGTGATGAtatggaaatttcagtttttatgatGGAATTTCTGCTCACATGTAATGATTGAGGGTTGGCCATGTTTTGCTAGTTTGCTATATGAAAGATTGAAGGATTATGGAGTAGAttaacttgcctaaagaaatttccaacttCTGTGTTTAAATTCcagctttagggtttctaatttaaGCTACCATTTGGTTGtatttgaagggtattgtgatcCTAATTAAGTGTGTTAAATggtttatgatttgtatgtaCAATTGGGGCTGAATTGATATGAGTTTGGGTGTTGAGTTTTGAATGGAAAAGTAGGAAAAAAACAAGGGAGgtagtgctgaaatttctgcagGAACTCTTGAGCAGTTTTGGaaaatttgttatatcttgatgtagaaatgtcggaattgatttccgtttattgcgtttgaaactagatttatAGAACTACaaaccgtgaaaatttcagaccctggttctgtctatgtgatttatggtgattttccaaaattgactgaaattacatacctgttctgtcttttactggataaaacagcaatttgaggctcgaatttgactgacttgtgatctgaatcttataaatgtgtcttctgagaaattgtaccgttttgagtctatttttcgacggtataaatttattaattttggacttaagaagcttgagatatgatttttcaaatagtgttacgcaaaactggaaaattctgttttcctagcACTGATCTTACTCTCATTTCCACTTCAAATTTGGAGATGGTaaatcattgtaggtagggctttgaggtcGATCATGTCCCCAGGACCAACTATTAccttttcaatcaaaaatcacATTTTATCTCTTTGCATTTGTAGTTCATTTGAATAGGCATATGACTCGTAATTGAGCCACACTTGTACATTCCGTTTACTAGGTTTTGGATGTGCAAACCTCAATTGTTTTACTGTGAGGACCcatacttttcttaattgcacgttttctgcattttctttattagaaaatttttctagatcaattttatgagtaaatatagtttttaaatgatttttctagtatcggttagtttttgagaaattaagagcgtatatcggacgtgggacctgctagtacgaaaaattcggaaaatttcggccaattaggttaagttttggatactgggtttaatttatcgggtgttatgagatatttagaggtaccaagtggataggtgtgagaaagataaaaaaagttaggcatgacattaatgagagggacaagtgtcatgaaaccattggatggggactttgactaacttttcttaactttactaaacatccattttgaccaaatgtttcttcatttttcaccttgttggctgaaattttgaggagagaaaagagaggaaatccttcatcttgtacttcaatcccttgctccaatcttgatttctaaccattaaaagtgaagattactccatcaaagttacttattaaggaggattaaagcttctagtggagttgttttggaagaaaaattcctaagtcatcacctttcttgatatttgaaggtatcatgtctagccatccttcctttgttcttgattatgttaaattaatgacttgtgatagctaaagagatgttttagtggaaaatttctgacttgAATGCAAAAATTTCCAGTTAAGGTTTCATTTCCTCaattctgcccgtttctgtttgaccaggttagaggccgaattggccttagcacaaaacatgaaagttttatatAATGAGGTTTCTAGttacctgtaaattttcagctcaatctgagctcggtagcctgtgaaaagaccgaaatacccctgctaccctgtttctatccgagaataataatcagctttggtaattgggtagtttgactgggaatactaccgatttggttgttgatgtcttcttaagaatcatagccttgtatcttagctttcaaatggctttggaatcactggaattggagttgtatatgctgagataattcggaaatacccagactggtctaggtaggagttcagcgaacagggttgtcttttcacccaatctgacttttcaccatgatccttaccgaattagattttggccaaaacatgaaagttgtatccaatggtataaactagtagcctgtaaaatttcagcttgatccgaccactgtagcatgtgaaatgaccgaaataccattgactgtccatgaaacctgtttcgcgcccagaattctgtttttgtgtagttttccatttttgatcatgaaaatgcagGATTTGGCcatggaggtcttcataagaaatgtagggttgtgtcttagcttcgaaacaccataagatacacttcaatcggacttcggtagcctgaattattgctgtttaacaattgtgcggttagccaacctgtttgtgagtttctggtttcatatatgtcaattttgacctagtttcactacaaactggactgagtgaccttcttcaacattttatccctatttgttagcttcgaaacggtgtgtcttgcaccttcatccgataatcgtagcgccaatgatgccaaaaccgcaaaatggtgtcaaaactgtttttatccggaaatgtttctagcttgatttttgtatttatttttgtatttacatgactttaagcctagtgaatggcttttggacatgagattattctatatgagatgttgggactgttttgaggaaaataatgaagccattaatggctggaaaataggtaaacacaaaggacatgccgtccgtttatcTTCTTGTAATGTGAGCAAGTTAAAGTAATTTTTGCGAATGTATTTTGTGACAAATTGGAcgtatttactgaaaatgttatcggctctttcaaaaggtggccgagggctaaatttctatttgaacctgtatatttccgcttggcaaataaaatgatcattttactaTTCTAAAACCTAATACCTCTTTGGGTTGCAattccaaatgtttacttactgtttaccaaaatatagaggttgacctagggttctctcggccacaagtgaataaCTTTTAAGTGAAGTTTTAAGAGTGAAAGTGAGATAGTTTTGCCaccttttcatgattttcatcaaggcATAGAGTCTATTGATTTTGAGCTACATAAACGATTCCGGAAACAACACTTCTTAGCTTACCttattggattttgatttgtcgttggttaaagtgttttctgccggaaatttcataacctttttgtgtttggtttcgcggttggtttatgaaccctagtaaTTTCCGTCCACGGATCCATATGCTCTTTTGAcactttaaaagtcattttatacgtttactcgcgagtagtcgggtaatccttgatttcatccaaatcatgctagatggattgtaatgtgttctttgtttacttttaggtttcattggtgattgagaagtggacgttattttgcgtgtataggtgagtgttccctgTTTGATATGTTTCATGATTTTATGGCtggtatgaatgattgataacatgttatatgctttcaatgattgttaaaacgagttttctaggcaagtgtgtactttatcgcactaggcCTAAacgattgtgaaatttttaatgattgaatgattgaaatgttatttgtgcatgaatgtaagccttttggctgaactggccattgccccttgttactggtcgtctcgagccagcagcggactcggtcgggcgattatggacctgggtgaacgttttggtatactcgagtattaccttgtaggttggtggaggttggtggagcctggtgaatgaatgaatgaacgaatgaatgaatgagggttttacttatatacaaatgcattttcaaatgattgaaggtataagggaacgaagggagaatgaatgaacgaatgaatgaacgaatggctccttgtgagcacgtatccttttaatgaaggtgtttatcgctttcttttgtatttgaattattGGTAACATGTAATGagtgcattgaacttcttgttgcctatgtgttcggaacctcactgagcttaaagctcacccctttagtttgttttccttaacaggggaaggcgagcaaggacgagagccggAATAGACTAGCTGGGTCTAGCCCTTGGTTTTCTTGTGtcatggttctcgccctagtgcttggcacgggctggttgtctGGTGATTGAGAACCTCTGTATATttgacggttgtacttccttctgagatttctatgtatataagttttgttttaagttttggatcctcgttttgttttttttctcttgtggttctatttctgatttgtgtgagtgaacgactgagtcccggcgagagctgggcaggcggtccgccaaaccctttggttcgccttagggggaggtggggctgtcacatttaccttggttattcttagggtttcacggtgatcaaaaccctactttgggtgaaaacttgtgaagttatctttgcttgaactggtgagtataccactcccctgaattgttgCTTAATTGGGTCAtctgtacttgaaatctgtgacatacataactatgaactctgtttattctaaatgagacgagggtgtattttatcacactcattctctAGCCTATGTGACTGTTTACCGTATAAACTGGAATCTGTTATTTGTACCTGTTATGAGCTTGAATCAGTTACCTGTGcttgttataatgtcgtttggaagtgtatccaacgaccttcttgttaaacctgagctcaacctcatggggagttaattaaatcgagccaacaagggcttggtcgaggaaattgacaatccatgggtgcctgttcctaggaaatctttgggtattgagactcttgattccgatatactcgagtattaccattcctgttcccgttgaggtgttcgggcccggtaagggggtatgTTTGGTAGACGGAATTTGgcgttaagtggtgctctactaaactagtt is a window encoding:
- the LOC113756211 gene encoding uncharacterized protein LOC113756211, whose protein sequence is MVESTIPVFHRLAKILIDSGATHSFVNPEFMCGIDIQPVSLPYDLEVSTPTEDKRLIASRMYANCEIWIEERKLLGNLISLAIKGYDVILGMDWLAKYDAQLDCKRKVVEFHIPGEVTSRLDIRGSLASSALISGIQARKLLSREAQGFLACLIGTPTDKLKVEDVSVVNEYPDVFPDELETLPPDREIEFKIDLLPGTSPISETPYRMASAELKKLKLQLQDLLERGL